From the genome of Salvelinus sp. IW2-2015 unplaced genomic scaffold, ASM291031v2 Un_scaffold2947, whole genome shotgun sequence, one region includes:
- the LOC112075033 gene encoding scavenger receptor cysteine-rich domain-containing protein DMBT1, with protein MGTILLFMALAHQMVLCSVAAGEEIRLXNGTSRCSGTVEILYKGQWGRVCGQMWDVNDANVVCGQLGCGRAVSVQGSAHVGQGSGGRPTWLDDVGCKGTESSLTECSHGGLKXHDCLQAQDARVVCSVKPNIRLVNGSDLCSGRVEVYQTGHWRTVCDDVWDLXDXAVVCRQLXCGRADSAPERAYFGQGSGPIWQDDVGCSGRECSITQCSHTRGGTHNCNHGNDAGVICSGVVLQKPSLSTDPSYSAFLHGEEVQLTCTLPSRILCNAVEFIFYLNGDSVMNVTVGSSQPRATLTKFKMDDSHQGSYSCLYRTLSNSQDISSPYSNXTKVVLLQPNISLSAPNGGMFWELQGPEVIRGHSFSIICSIHPQYPGGLFYLDFSGSNRTETTPAVNHSACFHFPVAEYTDQGKYSCSYGVNISTRSFRSANSELAVTIRASMVPIIASGGTGGLALLFLLLLVICLVSRRTRRSSKPSTETDQRECIDNRHNRGEDNKVEEEEVYVNVENVCDKRSLERGKGEKKKGKEKGHSYGKREDACFNEKEGEREGNVRRKRVCGGSHEKVNSADDDEDYATVYDNVVAHDVIEDIYQNY; from the exons ATGGGGACAATTCTACTCTTTATGGCATTAG CTCATCAAATGGTGTTGTGTTCAGTGGCAG CTGGTGAAGAGATCAGGCTGRTCAATGGCACTAGTCGCTGCTCGGGGACAGTAGAGATTCTTTACAAGGGCCAGTGGGGACGAGTGTGTGGCCAGATGTGGGACGTAAACGATGCCAATGTGGTGTGTGGCCAGCTGGGCTGTGGGAGRGCTGTGAGTGTCCAAGGTAGTGCCCACGTAGGTCAGGGCAGTGGTGGCAGGCCYACTTGGCTGGATGATGTTGGGTGTAAAGGCACTGAGAGCTCCCTCACAGAATGCTCACATGGAGGATTGAAACWCCATGACTGTTTACAGGCTCAAGATGCCAGAGTTGTCTGCTCAG TTAAACCTAATATCAGACTGGTCAATGGGAGTGACCTCTGCTCTGGGAGGGTGGAGGTCTATCAAACTGGTCACTGGCGAACCGTGTGTGACGAYGTGTGGGACTTGWATGAYRCTGCWGTGGTTTGCAGACAGCTTKSCTGTGGGAGAGCTGATAGTGCCCCAGAGAGGGCCTACTTTGGTCAGGGCAGTGGGCCCATCTGGCAGGATGATGTTGGCTGCTCTGGCAGGGAGTGCTCCATCACACAGTGCTCACACACAAGAGGAGGAACACATAACTGTAATCATGGTAACGACGCAGGTGTTATTTGTTCAG GTGTTGTCTTGCAGAAGCCTTCACTCTCCACAGACCCGTCCTATTCTGCCTTCTTGCATGGAGAGGAGGTCCAACTCACCTGCACTCTTCCATCCCGTATCCTCTGTAATGCTGTGGAATTCATCTTCTATCTGAATGGAGACTCCGTCATGAATGTGACCGTTGGATCCTCACAGCCCAGGGCTACTTTAACAAAGTTTAAGATGGACGATTCACACCAGGGCAGTTACAGCTGTCTCTACAGAACCCTCTCCAACAGTCAAGACATCAGCTCCCCTTACAGCAACGYTACTAAAG TGGTCCTGCTACAGCCCAACATCTCTCTCAGTGCTCCAAATGGAGGGATGTTCTGGGAACTTCAGGGGCCAGAGGTGATCAGGGGCCACAGCTTCTCCATCATCTGCTCCATTCATCCACAGTATCCTGGAGGCCTCTTCTATCTGGACTTCTCTGGGTCCAACAGAACAGAGACTACGCCAGCAGTCAACCACTCTGCCTGCTTCCACTTCCCTGTTGCAGAGTATACAGACCAGGGGAAATACAGCTGCAGCTATGGAGTCAACATCTCCACCCGGTCATTCAGGTCGGCTAATAGTGAACTAGCTGTCACCATTAGAG CATCTATGGTCCCCATCATTGCCTctggagggactggtggactAGCACTCCTGTTTCTGCTTCTGCTTGTCATCTGTCTAGTCAGCAGGAGGACAAGGAGGAGCAGCAAGCCATCTacagagactgaccagagagaat GTATTgacaacagacacaacagaggCGAGGACAACaaagtagaagaggaggaggtctaTGTGAATGTTGAAAACGTCTGTGACAAGAGAAgtctggagagagggaagggtgaAAAGAAGAAAGGGAAGGAAAAAGGGCACAGCTATGGGAAAAGGGAGGATGCCTGTTTCAATGAGAAGGAGGGTGAAAGGGAGGGAAACGTTCGAAGGAAGCGTGTTTGTGGTGGGTCTCATGAGAAAGTGAATAGTGCAGACGACGATGAAGATTATGCTACTGTCTATGACAATGTTGTAGCGCACGACGTGATCGAAGACATTTATCAAAACTATTAG